CCTCCTGCTCAGATGTCTGTGCTTCAGTCTGAATTTTTTCTTCCAGGTCTGATTCCAGATGTTTTATCCGTAAAGCCAGGTCCTGATTTTCCATTTGTAAAGACCGACAGCGTTCCAGCAATTTATCGACTTTTTTGTCGATTTCATCAAACGTGCTATGTATCTGATCATTCCCCAATTTTATAATCCTACGATAATTAATTTAACGTCAGTATAGATCAAATCTTTTGTCAAAGTCAAGGCAATTCATTTTGCATGCGACCATGCAGATTTCTTGTTTTTTCAAGATCATCCGGTGTATTTACACCCAGAACCTGACTGATGTCTTTTAACACTTTTACCGCCACATTCTCATTTTTTTGGGAAGCGATCCCCACCACGTCCGTCAAATAATATTCTGCCTGAAGGTTGTCCGGTTTCAACTGATCCAGCGCCATTGCTAAAAACTGCCGGTCAAAACAATAAATACCCGTATTGATCCGGCGGATTTTTTTTTCCTCATCACTGGCATCCGCTTCCTCCCGAATGGCAATAACACGATTCAGCGGGTCGCAGATAATACGCCCATACCCGAAAGGCTTGTCTATATCCGCAGCTAGAATCGTCACTTTTGCCCGGGATGTTCGATGGACTGACACCAGATCCACCACGGTCTCCGGTTGTATCAAAGGCACATCCCCATACAGGATCACAACTTGTTTCACATCATGGGCCAGGGCCGGAATCGCACATTTAACGGCATCCCCCGTTCCCAGAAGCGTTTTTTGCAGACTGAAATTAACCGAATAACAATCAGTCACGGCTTGCTGCACTTTCCGGGCCTGGTGCCCCACCACCACATGGATATGGTGATCGGATGTCACCTGCCTGGCGCAGGCGATGACGTGCAGCACCATGGGTTTTCCCGCCACCGGGTGAAGCACTTTGGGAAGATCTGAATTCATCCGGGTCCCCTTGCCTGCCGCCAGAATAATGACGCTCACCGCATCCATGATTATCCTTTTTTGGTGTGAATCCGCGTTTTTTTAAAAAAATAGGGTGCGCCCAAATGGGTGCACCCTATATCTGGTCAAAAACAAAAAACAGATCAGCTACTTGCCGGCAGATGCCACTTTCAACCGGTGGATCGCCCGCCGCAAAGCCAGTTCTGCCCGCAGCAGATCAATGCCGGCAGCCCGATTGGCCAGACGCTGTTCCGCCCGTTCTTTGGCGGCCTGAGCCCTGACCACATCGATATCCTGATTACGTTCCGCTGATTCAGCCAGAATGGTGACCTTATCCGGTAAAACTTCCGCAAACCCACCATTGATGAACAAAAGCTGTTCTTTTCCACTGGCATTTTTATATCGCAGCGTTCCCATTTTCAGGGATGTCAGAAACGTGGTGTGCCCCTTCAGGGCGCCGAATTCACCTTCCGACCCCGGAGCGACTACCGTATCTACCGCTTCGCTGACCACCGCTTTCTGTGGTGTCACCACTTCAAGCATCAGTTTTTCAGCCATGAGCTACCTCCGGGAATTAATCTGATTTCGCCTTTTTAATGGCATCTTCAATGGAGCCTACCATATAGAACGCATTTTCCGGAAGATCATCATGTTTACCATCAATAATTTCTTTAAATGATCTTACGGTATCTTCAACTTTGACAAAAACTCCGGGCATGCCGGTGAACGTTTCAGCCACATGAAAAGGCTGGGACAAAAACTTTTGCAGTTTTCTGGCCCGCTGGACCGTTATCTTGTCCTCATCAGACAACTCATCCATACCCAGAATGGCAATGATGTCCTGGAGTTCCTTGTATTTTTGCAGGGTCTGCTGAACCACCCGGGCCACATGATAATGCTCATCACCAATGTAGACGGCATCCAGAATCCTGGAGGTGGAGTCCAGCGGATCCACAGCCGGATAAATCCCCAGCTCAGCAATCTGGCGGGACAGAACCACGGTACCGTCCAGATGGGCGAATGTGGTGGCCGGCGCCGGGTCGGTCAAGTCATCCGCGGGCACATAAACACACTGAACGGCGGTGATGGACCCTTTGTCCGTGGAGGTGATGCGTTCCTGGAGTTCCCCCATGTCCACAGCCAAAGTGGGCTGATATCCCACGGCGGACGGCATGCGGCCCAGGGTGGCGGACACTTCTGAACCGGCCTGGGTGAAACGGAAGATGTTGTCAATGAACAAGAGCACATCCTGTCCTTCCACATCACGGAAATATTCCGCGCAGGTCAAAGCGGACAGGGCCACCCGGGCACGGGCTCCCGGGGGTTCCGTCATCTGGCCGTACACCAGGGCACATTTGGGAAGAACGCCGGAATCCTTCATTTCATGATACAGGTCGTTTCCTTCACGGGTCCTCTCACCCACACCGCCGAATACGGAAATACCGCCGTGCTGCATGGCGATATTGTTTACCATTTCCATCATGATAACGGTTTTGCCCACACCGGCACCACCGAACATCCCCATTTTTCCGCCCCGGGGAAAGGGCACCAGCAGGTCGATCACCTTGACGCCGGTTTCAAGAACCCGAACCGAAGTATCCTGCTCAATGAATGCGGGGGCATGCCTGTGGATCGGCATCATTTTTTCCCTGGAAATATCTCCCAGGCCATCCACGGGTTTTCCCACAACATTCAATACCCGCCCCAAAGAGGCTTCACCCACAGGCATCATGATGGGGGACCCCGTATCTTTTACGGGCATGCCCCGCTGGAGCCCGTCGGTGACATCCATACCGATACACCGGACCATGTTGTCTCCCAGATGCTGGGCCACTTCAATGACCAGATTGTCTTCTTCATCCCCGATGGTGGGGTTGGTGACGGTCAGGGCGGTGAGAACCGCCGGAAGGTTGCCGGGTGTGAATTCAACGTCAACAACAGCACCCATGACCTGTGCTATTCTACCTATATTTTCAGCCATTTTTTTCTCCTAAATAAAGCTGTTTATATACTGTGAGGTATATTTTGTTATCCCTTGAGCGCTTCCGCACCACCGACAATATCCATGAGCTCGCCCGTAATCTGAGCCTGACGCGTCTTGTTGAAGATGGTCTGAAGTTCGAGCACCATGTCTTCGCAGGCCTTGGTGGCATTTTCCATGGCCCGCATCCGTGCGGCATGTTCACTGGTGGAGGTCTGAAGCAGGGCATCATAAATCTGAATAAACACGTTCTTGGGCAGCATTTCCCCCAGTAGAACATCGGACGACGGCTCACAGATATGTTCCGGCAGAAATGATCCATCCGCATCCGCGGGATTTTCATTCGCAATGTCCGTCAGGGATGGAATGGGCAGGATCTGTTTGATCAACGGTTCCTGCCTGGCCATGCTCTGAAATTCAGAATAAATGATATAAACTTCGTCCACGTCTCCCACAAGAAAACTGTCTATCAACTGCTGTCCCGGAGTGGATGCCATTGAAAAATCGATTTTTCCCCCTACCACATCCAGGTATTCCGCGGCAATGGCATAGGGTGATTTTCGGGCCCAGTCCCGTCCTTTTTTTCCAAAACAGTAGAAAGACACGTCCTTGTCCTGCAAGTCTGATTGTATGAATTTCCGGGCTTTATCTATCAAATTGATATTAAAACCACCGCACAACCCTCTATCAGACGTACACAGAATCACGACCACTTTTTTGACTTCCTGGGCCGGGACCAGCAACGGGCTGACATCTGAACCCGATTTGCCGGCAATACTTCCCAGCACCTCAGCGAATTTGGAGGCATAGGGCATGAACCGCTCCATATTGGTCTGACAGCCCCGCAGTCTTGAAGTGGCAACCATTTTCATGGCAGAAGTGATCTGCTTTGTTTTCTTGACGCTGCTGATCTTGGATTTTACTTCTTTAAGTGTTGCCATTATATCTACCTTTCAAGCCTATTAATTTCAAATTATTGTAACGATTGTGTTTTCAAGAACCGTTCATATGAACTAAATCGTGTCCTTGAACTCTTCGTCATAGGCTTCTAAGGCTTGCTTGAGTTTGGTTTCGATATCAGAGGTGATCTCTTTTTTCTCTTTCAAGCCTTGATAGATTTCAGGAAACCGGTTTTCCACAAACGTATAAAGCCCTTCTTCATATTTGGAAACCGCTTCTTTGGGATATTTGTCAATATAGCCTTTGGTACCGGCATACAGGGCCGTTACCATTTTTTCCATGGGAAGGGGCTGAAACTGGGGCTGTTTGAGCAGCTCCACCAGTCTTTCCCCACGGGTCAGCTGTCTCTGGGTGGCAGCATCCAGATCCGAACCGAATGCGGCAAACGCTTCCAGCTCACGGTACTGGGCCAGATCCAGACGCAGGGTCCCTGCCACCTGTTTCATGGCTTTCACCTGGGCCGCCCCCCCTACCCGGGATACGGAAAGACCCACGTCAATGGCCGGCCGGACACCGGCAAAGAACAGGTCTTTATCCAGAAAGATCTGACCGTCGGTAATGGAAATCACATTGGTGGGAATAAATGCGGACACATCGCCTTCCTGGGTCTCGATGATGGGCAAAGCGGTCAGAGAACCAGCCCCTTTTTCATCACTGAGCTTGGCGGAACGTTCCAGCAAACGGGAATGGTTGTAAAAAATATCCCCGGGAAACGCCTCACGTCCGGGCGGACGTCTAAGCAGCAGGGATACCTGGCGATAAGCTACCGCCTGTTTGGACAAATCATCATAAATGATCAGGGCATGTTCGCCCTTATCCCTGAAATATTCTCCCATGGCGCATCCGGCAAACGGCGCCAGATACTGCAGGGCCGCAGATTCTGAGGCGGATGCCACGACCACGGTGGTGTATTCCATGGCCCCATGTTCTTCTAAGGCCGCCACCACCTGGGCCACTGTGGATTTTTTCTGGCCGCAGGCCACATAGATACATTTCATGTCCGTGTCTTTCTGGGCGATGATGGCATCTACGGCAACAGCGGTTTTACCGATCTGGCGGTCACCGATGATCAGCTCCCTTTGTCCCCGGCCCACCGGGGTCATGCCGTCCACAGCCTTGGCTCCGGTATAACAGGGTTCATGCACTGATTTTCTGGCGATAACCCCGGGGGCCACCAGTTCCATGTTCATCATGACGTCGGAATTGATGGGACCCTTGCCGTCAATGGGTTCCCCTGTGGTGGTGACCACCCGGCCCAGCATTGCCTCACCCACGGGCACCGAAGCGATCCGATCGGTTCTTTTAACCACATCCCCTTCTTTAATGAGCTTGTCATCCCCTAAGATGGCAATACCCACATTGTCGGATTCCAGGTTCAGCGCAAGGCCTAAAATGCCACCGGGAAACTCCACCAGTTCCATTGCCTTGACTTTTTCCAACCCATATACACGGGCAATGCCATCACCGGCAGACAGAACCACACCGGTCTCATTCAGATCAACCTTTGCGTCAAATCCCTTGATCTGATCTTTAATTATCTGGCTTATCTCTTCTGCTTTAATTTCCATTAGACACTCTCACCTTTTTTTAAAGTTTCCCTCATATTGATCAGCTGAGTTTTCACGCTGCCATCCAAAACAAGATCACCGATTTTGGTAACCACGCCGCCGATGAGACTTGGATCCTGTTCCACATTCAAAACAATCGTCTTGCCCACTCTTTTGGAAAGGGCATCCCGGATTTTTTCCACAGCGTCCGATGACAATTGTGTGGCCGAAGTAATACTGGCTTTAACGATCCCTTTGAGTTCATCAGCCAGATTCTTGTAATACGAGGCGATATCTCTTAAAAAAACGATTCTTCCCTTGTCAAACAGCAACTTTAGAAAAGAATTCATCACAACAGACAGGTTTGCCGCCTCCAGAACAGCTTCCAACACTTTCTTCCGGTCGTTCTTGTTGTACAATGGATTGGTCAGGGCCGCTTCAAAACCTTCCTGTGTATCAAACAAAGACACAACAGCCTCCAGTTCTTCATTATACAGGTCTGCCTGCCCGTTTTCCTGACCGATCAGAATCAATGCTTTGGCATAACGCCTGGATACTGCTAAATTTTTCATTATGCCACCACCTTTTTCAAATAATCGTCCACCAGTTTTTCCTGATCTTCAGATGAAATGGCGCTCTGAATAACGTCTTGTGCCTGCGCTACAGCCAAAGAGGAAATTTCCTGCTGGAGTTTGATCCTGGCCGATTTGAATTCCTGTTCAATGGTTCTTTTGGCCATGTCTTCCAGTTTTTCCGCCTGGGCTTCCGCCTGGGCAATAATCCGTTTTTTGGCTTCTTCTCCCTGCTGGATGTAATCCTGGATGATCCGTCTGGATTCCTGATCCAGATTGTTGAAACGGGCCTGATATTCGGCCAGCTGTTTTTCGGCCTCGGCTTTTTTCTGCTCAAGGTCTTTCAGTTCATCTGCAATCTCTTTTTTCCGGGAGGAAAAAAATGCCTTGACCGGTTTTCTTCCCAGAAAAAACAGGGCGATGGCCAGTACGGCAAAATTCAATGTCTTCCAGGTATCAATGGCCAACCAGGAATTGTGGACTTCACCAGGGCCGGACGCCGCCCATGACGTGGCAACAGCAGATCCAAGAATCAGCAGACTCATCCCTGACACTTTGAGCTGTTTGCGTCTCAAATTGTTTTTTTTCATCATAAGGCCCTCCCCAGAATTTTTTCACCAATGGCTTTGGCAAACACCGCCACCTCTTTTTCCAGAGTTTTTCGGGCCTGCTCAGTCTCATCCGCCACCTGTTTCTTGATCCGGGCAAGATTGGCCTGAGCCTTCTGATTGATCTGATCGATAATCTCCCGTTCCTGTTTTGATGCCTCCTCCACAAACGCTTCTTTCTCTTTCAAGCCTTCGCTTCTGGCCTGCCGCAACCCGTTCTTGTAGGATTCCTCCTGGGAAACAAGATCCGCAGTGGCTTTTTCAACGCCGGATTCAAGACCTTGAATCTTTGCTTTTCTTTCCAGCAGCACCTTGCGAATGGGTTTATACAGCAGTACATTGAGGACAAAGAGCAGAATCAGGAAATTGATCATCTGATACACCAAAGATATATCAGGAATCACAGTTATCATAAAATTCCCTCCGCCAGTAAATAATTATAAAAAAACCAACTACTTATATCTTACCAGCTGTTTTTACGCAAAAACAGCCCAAATTCCGTTTAAAACGTGACTTCAGTACCATCCGGGTAATGATTTGTCAACATGGAATAAGAAAATATTTCCCCTGTTGACAGGTGTAAAACCCATTTCATTCTCTTGCATGAAACGCTGATCTTTCAACCCAATCAGCTGGTGTAAAAACGGCGCATACTGATATTGAGCAATATCCCGAATCCCACCATATTGGTGATCACGGAAGACCCCCCATATGACACCAGGGGTAACGGCATTCCCACCACGGGCATCAACCCCATAACCATGCCGACATTGATGAAAATCTGCCAGAAAATCATGCTGGTGATGCCGAATGCCAGAATGGATCCGAACAGATTCCGGCAATTATAGGCAATATTCAATCCCCAGCAGATCAACAGAAAATACAAAATCAGTAATACCGTGCATCCCGCAAGTCCCCATTCTTCCGCCAGCACGGATAAAATAAAATCCGTATGCTGTTCCGGCAGAAAAGCCAGGGCATTCTGAGTTCCCTGCAAAAACCCTTTCCCGGTGATCATGCCGGATCCAATGGCGATTTTGGACTGAATGATGTGATATCCCGTACCCAGCGGATCCCGGTCCGGATCCAGAAACGTCAGAATCCGTGATTTTTGATAGGCTTTAAGGCCGAAAAACCAGACAACAGGGAGAACACATCCGCTCAGGCCCCCCAGAATCAAAATCACTTTTTTTTCGACCTTGACAAACAAGGTGATGGCGCCGGCAATGAGCAGCAGCATCAATCCCGTACCCAGGTCCGGCTGATTGACGATCAACCCCACCGGAATCATACAAAACACAGCGGGTTTGAGTAATTGTCTGAAGTTAAGACCTTCCGGTGACACCTTGGTGGCATAAATCGATGCCAGACTGATAATCAATGCAATTTTCATTAATTCGGACGGCTGGACACTGATCCCGCCAAAAGAAATCCATCGCTGGGAACCGCCGCCGGACTGACCGAAAAAATAGACCCCCACCAGAAGCGTGACACAGGCGGCATATATAAACAGATTCAGCTTGTTCAGCTTCTGGAAATCAAACACCAGGATGCCGGTCATCAGTGCGGCTCCGCCCCCCATCCAGATGAGCTGCCGTTTAAACAGATAATGAAGGCCGGTGCCCTGCCATCCGGCCATGACCGCGGAATACAGCACCATCAGTCCGGTGCCGGCGATAAGCAGAATCAGCACCAGTAATCCCCAGTCAAAATGTTCTATCAGACGTCGGTCAAACATGATTATTTTTATCCTTCAGGTGCTGCATCAAACGACTCTTCAGGTCCCGGCAGGCCCAGATATTTTTTCACCAGCGTTCCGGCCACAGGAGCGGCCGCTGAAGAGCCATGTTCTCCATGTTCAATGATCACGGCAATCGCAATCACCGGATTTTCGGCCGGCGCATAACACACAAACCAGGCATGGTCTCTCAGGGTTCTTTTCTGATTTTCATTATCGAATTTTTCACCGGTTTTCCGGGAAAACACCTGGGCCGTTCCGGTCTTACCTGCCATTTCGATCTGCTTGATCCGAATACTTCTTGCCGTCCCCCGATCTCCTTCCACCACTTCGGTCAATCCTTTTCTGACCAGATCCAGGGTTTGTCTGCCTGCCGGAATTCCGCCGGTGATCTCCGGGTCCATTTCCCTCACCAGATGGCCGTTCACATCCTTGACAGCCGTGACGATCCTGGGCCGGTACAAGGTGCCTCCATTGGCAATGGCTGCGGTGAATACGGCCATCTGGAGCGGGGTAACCAGGTTGAACCCCTGACCGATACTGATGGAAAGGGTTTCTCCCGGAAACCAGGCTTCATTGAACCGTTCCCGTTTCCATGCGGACGTCGGAATCAATCCCTGACGCTCATGATCCAGGTCAATGCCAGTGGGACGTCCTAATCCGCATCCGTTGGCATACTGTGCCAGCGCATCCACCCCCGTTTTTTCACCGGCCAGATAGAAAAACACATCACAGGACTGGGCCAGGGCATCCACCACGTTTAAATGCCCGTGCCCGTGTCTGCGCCAGCAATGATACCGTCGGCCCCGAAACATATAAAATCCGGGACAAAAGGTGGTGTCGTCACCATCAATCTTTTTTTCTTCCAGAGCGGCAATGGCGGTGAGTATCTTATAGGTGGAGGCCGGCGGATATTCCGCCTGGATGGTTTTGTTGATCATGGGACGGCCCGGATTGTTCATCAATGCCTGCCAGTTGCGGGTGGATATCCCGCCGATAAAGTCATTCTGATCAAACCCCGGATTGCTGGCCATGACCAGTACATCGC
Above is a window of Desulfotignum balticum DSM 7044 DNA encoding:
- a CDS encoding F0F1 ATP synthase subunit epsilon; this translates as MAEKLMLEVVTPQKAVVSEAVDTVVAPGSEGEFGALKGHTTFLTSLKMGTLRYKNASGKEQLLFINGGFAEVLPDKVTILAESAERNQDIDVVRAQAAKERAEQRLANRAAGIDLLRAELALRRAIHRLKVASAGK
- a CDS encoding cell division protein ZapB, with product MGNDQIHSTFDEIDKKVDKLLERCRSLQMENQDLALRIKHLESDLEEKIQTEAQTSEQEAVIQSKIDGLLTKLDSFIQSE
- the atpD gene encoding F0F1 ATP synthase subunit beta; amino-acid sequence: MAENIGRIAQVMGAVVDVEFTPGNLPAVLTALTVTNPTIGDEEDNLVIEVAQHLGDNMVRCIGMDVTDGLQRGMPVKDTGSPIMMPVGEASLGRVLNVVGKPVDGLGDISREKMMPIHRHAPAFIEQDTSVRVLETGVKVIDLLVPFPRGGKMGMFGGAGVGKTVIMMEMVNNIAMQHGGISVFGGVGERTREGNDLYHEMKDSGVLPKCALVYGQMTEPPGARARVALSALTCAEYFRDVEGQDVLLFIDNIFRFTQAGSEVSATLGRMPSAVGYQPTLAVDMGELQERITSTDKGSITAVQCVYVPADDLTDPAPATTFAHLDGTVVLSRQIAELGIYPAVDPLDSTSRILDAVYIGDEHYHVARVVQQTLQKYKELQDIIAILGMDELSDEDKITVQRARKLQKFLSQPFHVAETFTGMPGVFVKVEDTVRSFKEIIDGKHDDLPENAFYMVGSIEDAIKKAKSD
- the mrdA gene encoding penicillin-binding protein 2, producing MVDLPKTKERDWMKQRVMAASLCVLIVFMLLFFRLVYLQLIKGEEYHRLSETNCVRLKSIKPSRGLIFDRHGELLVDNRPAFDLVMVLEDTGSVPDTVSLLSSLIDEPYVDLMEQIQKAGTAAFYKPIVLKKDISRDQLAVVEAHKFDLPGIYVEIEPTRHYIYPETASHLLGYLGEVNKKELESGMLPHVRAGDHIGRYGVEKSFESYLQGRRGGRQVEVDVNGRVVQELKTVAPVPGHNLHLTLDLPLQQLAEDLLEDRDGAVVALNPANGDVLVMASNPGFDQNDFIGGISTRNWQALMNNPGRPMINKTIQAEYPPASTYKILTAIAALEEKKIDGDDTTFCPGFYMFRGRRYHCWRRHGHGHLNVVDALAQSCDVFFYLAGEKTGVDALAQYANGCGLGRPTGIDLDHERQGLIPTSAWKRERFNEAWFPGETLSISIGQGFNLVTPLQMAVFTAAIANGGTLYRPRIVTAVKDVNGHLVREMDPEITGGIPAGRQTLDLVRKGLTEVVEGDRGTARSIRIKQIEMAGKTGTAQVFSRKTGEKFDNENQKRTLRDHAWFVCYAPAENPVIAIAVIIEHGEHGSSAAAPVAGTLVKKYLGLPGPEESFDAAPEG
- a CDS encoding sugar phosphate nucleotidyltransferase, whose amino-acid sequence is MDAVSVIILAAGKGTRMNSDLPKVLHPVAGKPMVLHVIACARQVTSDHHIHVVVGHQARKVQQAVTDCYSVNFSLQKTLLGTGDAVKCAIPALAHDVKQVVILYGDVPLIQPETVVDLVSVHRTSRAKVTILAADIDKPFGYGRIICDPLNRVIAIREEADASDEEKKIRRINTGIYCFDRQFLAMALDQLKPDNLQAEYYLTDVVGIASQKNENVAVKVLKDISQVLGVNTPDDLEKTRNLHGRMQNELP
- a CDS encoding ATP synthase F0 subunit B, translating into MITVIPDISLVYQMINFLILLFVLNVLLYKPIRKVLLERKAKIQGLESGVEKATADLVSQEESYKNGLRQARSEGLKEKEAFVEEASKQEREIIDQINQKAQANLARIKKQVADETEQARKTLEKEVAVFAKAIGEKILGRAL
- the rodA gene encoding rod shape-determining protein RodA — translated: MFDRRLIEHFDWGLLVLILLIAGTGLMVLYSAVMAGWQGTGLHYLFKRQLIWMGGGAALMTGILVFDFQKLNKLNLFIYAACVTLLVGVYFFGQSGGGSQRWISFGGISVQPSELMKIALIISLASIYATKVSPEGLNFRQLLKPAVFCMIPVGLIVNQPDLGTGLMLLLIAGAITLFVKVEKKVILILGGLSGCVLPVVWFFGLKAYQKSRILTFLDPDRDPLGTGYHIIQSKIAIGSGMITGKGFLQGTQNALAFLPEQHTDFILSVLAEEWGLAGCTVLLILYFLLICWGLNIAYNCRNLFGSILAFGITSMIFWQIFINVGMVMGLMPVVGMPLPLVSYGGSSVITNMVGFGILLNISMRRFYTS
- the atpH gene encoding ATP synthase F1 subunit delta; this translates as MKNLAVSRRYAKALILIGQENGQADLYNEELEAVVSLFDTQEGFEAALTNPLYNKNDRKKVLEAVLEAANLSVVMNSFLKLLFDKGRIVFLRDIASYYKNLADELKGIVKASITSATQLSSDAVEKIRDALSKRVGKTIVLNVEQDPSLIGGVVTKIGDLVLDGSVKTQLINMRETLKKGESV
- the atpG gene encoding ATP synthase F1 subunit gamma, with translation MATLKEVKSKISSVKKTKQITSAMKMVATSRLRGCQTNMERFMPYASKFAEVLGSIAGKSGSDVSPLLVPAQEVKKVVVILCTSDRGLCGGFNINLIDKARKFIQSDLQDKDVSFYCFGKKGRDWARKSPYAIAAEYLDVVGGKIDFSMASTPGQQLIDSFLVGDVDEVYIIYSEFQSMARQEPLIKQILPIPSLTDIANENPADADGSFLPEHICEPSSDVLLGEMLPKNVFIQIYDALLQTSTSEHAARMRAMENATKACEDMVLELQTIFNKTRQAQITGELMDIVGGAEALKG
- the atpF gene encoding F0F1 ATP synthase subunit B; translation: MMKKNNLRRKQLKVSGMSLLILGSAVATSWAASGPGEVHNSWLAIDTWKTLNFAVLAIALFFLGRKPVKAFFSSRKKEIADELKDLEQKKAEAEKQLAEYQARFNNLDQESRRIIQDYIQQGEEAKKRIIAQAEAQAEKLEDMAKRTIEQEFKSARIKLQQEISSLAVAQAQDVIQSAISSEDQEKLVDDYLKKVVA
- the atpA gene encoding F0F1 ATP synthase subunit alpha produces the protein MEIKAEEISQIIKDQIKGFDAKVDLNETGVVLSAGDGIARVYGLEKVKAMELVEFPGGILGLALNLESDNVGIAILGDDKLIKEGDVVKRTDRIASVPVGEAMLGRVVTTTGEPIDGKGPINSDVMMNMELVAPGVIARKSVHEPCYTGAKAVDGMTPVGRGQRELIIGDRQIGKTAVAVDAIIAQKDTDMKCIYVACGQKKSTVAQVVAALEEHGAMEYTTVVVASASESAALQYLAPFAGCAMGEYFRDKGEHALIIYDDLSKQAVAYRQVSLLLRRPPGREAFPGDIFYNHSRLLERSAKLSDEKGAGSLTALPIIETQEGDVSAFIPTNVISITDGQIFLDKDLFFAGVRPAIDVGLSVSRVGGAAQVKAMKQVAGTLRLDLAQYRELEAFAAFGSDLDAATQRQLTRGERLVELLKQPQFQPLPMEKMVTALYAGTKGYIDKYPKEAVSKYEEGLYTFVENRFPEIYQGLKEKKEITSDIETKLKQALEAYDEEFKDTI